The Nocardia arthritidis genome has a window encoding:
- a CDS encoding DUF1453 domain-containing protein → MSTWLLVAIIVGVIALVIKRFRGEPMDARDIFLTPLILVAIGVFSVTKVKDLSTVDITFLVIGGVIGIAFGAVRGTTVDIFERDGHLWQRYTVKTVVVWVTSFAVGFGVSMVGLALGMHHDARPTTLSIGIGMLGEMLTLGVRAFSTGVPFKQDGKEGGRSNSIIDQTFDRFLTQAQSYGKRGDQPDEERKFDRGSIEQPPTLRDGLQWLNRGRDNRR, encoded by the coding sequence ATGAGTACGTGGTTGTTGGTGGCCATCATCGTCGGTGTGATCGCGCTGGTGATCAAGCGATTCCGGGGCGAGCCGATGGACGCCCGCGATATCTTCCTCACCCCGCTGATCCTGGTGGCGATCGGCGTGTTCAGCGTCACCAAGGTCAAGGATCTGAGCACCGTCGACATCACCTTCCTGGTGATCGGCGGCGTGATCGGTATCGCCTTCGGCGCGGTGCGCGGGACGACGGTCGACATCTTCGAGCGGGACGGGCATCTCTGGCAGCGCTACACCGTGAAAACCGTTGTGGTGTGGGTGACTTCGTTCGCGGTCGGATTCGGGGTGAGCATGGTCGGCCTCGCGCTCGGCATGCATCACGACGCGCGCCCGACCACGCTGTCGATCGGTATCGGCATGCTGGGGGAGATGTTGACCCTCGGCGTGCGCGCCTTCTCCACCGGCGTGCCGTTCAAACAGGACGGTAAGGAAGGCGGGCGGTCGAATTCGATCATCGATCAAACCTTCGACCGGTTCCTGACGCAGGCGCAGTCGTACGGGAAGCGCGGCGATCAGCCGGATGAGGAGCGCAAATTCGACCGGGGTTCCATCGAGCAGCCGCCGACGTTGCGCGACGGTCTGCAGTGGCTGAATCGCGGGCGGGACAACCGGCGCTGA
- a CDS encoding phospholipase C, with translation MCAASPFSGLNRRQFLAKAAAAGAVGALASWANPIIERAYAADPAGMGGLGDIEHFVLLMQENRSFDHYFGTYSGVRGFDDPSASWRQYGWTPGAGPSPDGYVNPFRLDTTRGATLDGECINDPDHTWGGMHRAWNGGRNDQWMPMSIESVGPANAPAAMGYYLREDIPIHHELAEAFTLCDNYHCSVLGPTDPNRLYWISATIDPDGRAGGPLVETPTLIPQNAYSWRTFPENLSEAGVSWKVYNNRDVGPLSSVILDGMLGCFKQSQDPNSELHRRGIAPVYPNDFQADVANDTLPAVSWVIPALINCEHPALPAAFGAYGIVQLLDILTSNPKVWEKTALIISYDENGGFFDHVTPPTAPPGTPGEFLTVPLDRVSSAKGIAGPIGLGYRVPGLVISPYSRGGLVASETFDHTSQLRLLETRFGVEVPNLTKWRRGVTGDMTSAFDFGSAPNAAKPVLSDPKPKMDAAVAQCGPNIALGTATKGVPYPVPPNEMPRQQPGTRRKPSGLVRA, from the coding sequence ATGTGCGCAGCGAGCCCGTTCAGCGGCCTCAACCGTAGACAGTTCCTGGCGAAGGCGGCGGCCGCGGGTGCGGTCGGCGCGCTGGCCTCCTGGGCCAACCCGATCATCGAGCGCGCGTACGCCGCCGACCCGGCGGGTATGGGCGGACTCGGCGATATCGAACACTTCGTGCTGCTGATGCAGGAGAATCGCTCGTTCGACCACTACTTCGGCACCTACTCCGGCGTCCGCGGCTTCGACGATCCGTCCGCGTCGTGGCGCCAGTACGGGTGGACACCCGGCGCGGGCCCATCGCCCGACGGTTACGTCAACCCGTTCCGGTTGGACACCACCCGCGGCGCGACCCTCGACGGCGAATGCATCAACGATCCGGACCACACCTGGGGCGGTATGCACCGGGCGTGGAACGGCGGCCGCAACGATCAGTGGATGCCGATGTCCATCGAGAGCGTCGGCCCCGCCAACGCGCCCGCCGCCATGGGTTACTACCTGCGCGAGGACATTCCGATCCACCACGAGCTGGCCGAGGCGTTCACCCTCTGCGACAACTACCACTGCTCGGTGCTCGGCCCGACCGATCCCAACCGGCTCTACTGGATCAGCGCGACCATCGATCCGGACGGCCGCGCGGGCGGTCCGCTGGTCGAGACGCCGACGCTGATTCCGCAGAACGCCTACAGCTGGCGCACTTTCCCGGAGAATCTGTCCGAGGCCGGGGTGAGCTGGAAGGTATACAACAACCGCGATGTCGGCCCGCTGTCCTCGGTGATCCTGGACGGCATGCTCGGCTGTTTCAAACAGTCGCAGGACCCGAACTCCGAACTGCATCGCCGCGGCATCGCGCCGGTGTACCCCAACGACTTCCAGGCCGACGTCGCCAATGACACGCTGCCCGCGGTCTCCTGGGTGATCCCGGCACTGATCAACTGCGAACATCCGGCGCTGCCCGCGGCTTTCGGCGCGTACGGCATCGTGCAGCTGCTCGACATCCTCACCTCGAATCCGAAGGTGTGGGAGAAGACCGCGCTGATCATCAGCTACGACGAGAACGGCGGCTTCTTCGATCACGTCACCCCGCCGACGGCGCCCCCGGGCACGCCGGGTGAATTCCTGACCGTTCCGCTGGACCGGGTCAGCTCGGCGAAGGGTATCGCCGGTCCGATCGGGCTCGGGTATCGCGTTCCGGGACTGGTGATTTCGCCGTACAGCCGGGGCGGGCTGGTGGCCTCGGAGACCTTCGACCACACCTCGCAGCTGCGGCTGCTGGAAACCCGGTTCGGGGTGGAGGTGCCGAATCTGACGAAGTGGCGGCGCGGCGTCACCGGCGATATGACCTCGGCCTTCGATTTCGGTTCCGCGCCGAACGCCGCCAAGCCGGTGCTGAGCGATCCGAAGCCGAAAATGGATGCGGCCGTTGCCCAGTGCGGCCCGAATATCGCGCTCGGCACCGCGACCAAGGGCGTGCCGTATCCGGTACCGCCGAACGAGATGCCGCGCCAGCAGCCGGGCACCCGGCGCAAGCCGAGCGGTCTCGTGCGCGCGTAA